From Nitrosopumilus zosterae, the proteins below share one genomic window:
- a CDS encoding phosphopantetheine adenylyltransferase — translation MSKYSLVAMGGTFDIIHKGHLTLLSNAFDISDKVIIGLTSDELAEKKKKTLINKYEKRLENLTTLLLKKYSRSSFQISKLNNDFGPAVLEKEVEALVVSDETSNQGNVLNKLREDMKLPPVQIITVPMFLAKDGKRISTTRIKNSEIDVEGNLLSIDK, via the coding sequence ATGTCAAAATATTCTCTTGTTGCAATGGGTGGTACTTTTGATATTATTCATAAAGGACATTTAACATTACTTTCAAATGCATTTGATATTTCTGACAAGGTAATAATAGGACTCACCAGTGATGAGCTTGCAGAAAAAAAGAAAAAAACTCTAATTAATAAATATGAAAAACGACTTGAAAATTTAACTACACTTCTTTTAAAAAAATACTCTCGTAGTTCTTTCCAGATTAGTAAATTGAATAATGATTTTGGACCTGCAGTGCTAGAAAAAGAAGTTGAAGCATTGGTTGTAAGTGATGAAACTAGTAATCAAGGAAATGTTTTAAATAAATTGAGAGAAGATATGAAACTTCCTCCTGTCCAAATTATCACTGTTCCAATGTTTTTGGCAAAAGATGGTAAAAGAATATCTACTACCAGAATAAAAAATTCTGAAATTGATGTTGAAGGAAACTTGCTTTCAATTGACAAGTAG
- a CDS encoding phenylalanine--tRNA ligase subunit alpha, translated as MSQVFHEIEKKIITSLKDNPKQTMEKLEKSTNLSSDQIRRGVEWLKLKELANVVESTTSIFSLGKNGLEAFEKGLPERRLLNLLKDGPKTMQDLQKELGSIFGPAMGLARKNNWIETNEKISLKHSPIELPGEKTLKKIGNGKQPKNEIDVVDLSSLLTRPDFLIEDIQKSKEISLTNHAKSIELSESIGAIDVEAEVPQIFAARTHPLKDTIDEIREIFVTLGFSEIVGSMSQSSFWNFDALFTPQDHPARELQDTFYLDVVSAKKIGTPEQIKNVSASHKKNWRYLWDVNEARKMVLRTHTTCVTIKHLAETKPDEARVFSVGRVFRNEKVSYKHLVEFNQIEGVVVGKNATLRDLMGIQREFYKRIGITKIKFWPTFFPYTEPSLQTMVYNDRLGKWVELFGMGIFRPEVTKPLGINKPVLAWGGGIERIAMLKYGLDDVREFYNNNLNWLRSVNKCQ; from the coding sequence TTGTCACAAGTTTTTCATGAAATTGAAAAAAAAATTATCACTTCGTTAAAAGACAATCCAAAACAAACAATGGAAAAACTTGAGAAATCAACCAATCTTTCTTCTGATCAAATAAGACGTGGAGTTGAGTGGCTCAAACTAAAAGAATTGGCAAATGTAGTTGAATCAACAACTAGTATATTTTCACTTGGGAAAAATGGTCTTGAGGCATTTGAGAAAGGACTTCCTGAAAGAAGATTGCTAAACCTGTTAAAAGATGGTCCAAAAACAATGCAAGATCTACAAAAGGAACTTGGTTCAATTTTTGGTCCTGCAATGGGTCTTGCAAGAAAAAATAATTGGATTGAAACTAATGAAAAAATATCTTTAAAACACTCTCCAATAGAACTGCCAGGAGAGAAAACACTTAAAAAAATTGGAAATGGCAAACAACCAAAAAATGAAATTGATGTTGTTGATTTATCTAGTCTTTTGACAAGACCTGACTTTCTTATCGAAGATATTCAAAAATCAAAAGAAATCTCACTAACCAACCATGCAAAATCAATTGAGCTCTCAGAATCTATTGGTGCAATTGATGTAGAAGCCGAAGTTCCTCAGATTTTTGCTGCAAGGACTCATCCACTCAAAGACACCATTGATGAAATCCGTGAAATCTTTGTGACTCTGGGATTTTCTGAAATTGTCGGTAGTATGTCTCAGTCTAGCTTTTGGAATTTTGATGCACTTTTTACACCACAGGATCACCCTGCCCGAGAATTACAAGATACATTCTATCTTGATGTGGTCTCTGCAAAAAAGATTGGGACGCCTGAACAAATCAAAAATGTTTCAGCATCTCACAAGAAGAACTGGAGATATCTCTGGGATGTCAACGAAGCAAGAAAGATGGTTCTTCGAACCCACACAACATGTGTTACAATCAAACATCTGGCAGAAACAAAACCTGATGAAGCAAGAGTATTTTCAGTTGGTCGTGTATTTAGAAACGAAAAGGTAAGCTATAAGCATCTTGTAGAATTTAATCAGATTGAAGGTGTTGTTGTTGGAAAAAATGCAACACTACGTGATTTGATGGGAATTCAAAGAGAATTTTATAAAAGAATTGGAATTACAAAAATTAAATTCTGGCCAACATTTTTTCCATACACTGAACCATCGTTACAAACAATGGTGTATAATGATAGGTTGGGAAAATGGGTTGAGTTATTTGGAATGGGAATCTTTAGACCTGAAGTTACAAAGCCCCTTGGAATAAACAAACCTGTCTTGGCATGGGGTGGTGGAATTGAGCGAATTGCTATGCTAAAGTATGGTCTAGATGATGTTCGTGAATTTTACAACAACAACCTAAACTGGTTAAGGAGTGTAAATAAATGCCAGTAG
- a CDS encoding EVE domain-containing protein: protein MVNYWLAKQEPSGPRGYNFEQLKKEKSTVWDGVHNNLALKHMREMKPGDLAFFYHTGDERQAVGIMQITSKPYSNPKEDVERFIVVDVKYKKSLKNPVTLDEMKKNKKFQDWELLRISRLSVMPVPKPIWDEILKMSQG, encoded by the coding sequence ATGGTAAACTATTGGTTAGCAAAGCAAGAACCGAGTGGTCCAAGGGGATATAATTTTGAACAGCTTAAAAAAGAAAAATCAACTGTATGGGACGGTGTTCACAATAATCTGGCATTAAAACATATGCGAGAAATGAAACCTGGTGATCTAGCATTTTTTTATCATACAGGGGATGAAAGACAAGCTGTTGGAATAATGCAGATCACTTCAAAACCATATTCTAATCCAAAAGAAGATGTTGAACGTTTCATTGTTGTTGATGTAAAATATAAAAAATCATTGAAAAATCCAGTAACTCTTGATGAAATGAAGAAAAATAAAAAATTCCAAGATTGGGAACTTCTTCGAATCTCAAGGCTATCTGTCATGCCAGTCCCAAAACCCATTTGGGATGAAATTTTAAAGATGTCTCAAGGCTAA
- a CDS encoding methane monooxygenase/ammonia monooxygenase subunit B → MVEKRIFVFGLAVVLALGTLGFNWVESVIPTADAHGVQAQLQSRFIRIEDETFNRQSLQTGETLTVQGTLVSLVERDLRGWLSIFTESTNAGNRWEMLARDPPGNVFDIPGNAVVDYSLSAKALEAGVYHVHTQLNVAKVGPGLGPGQTVVVEGDPIIKPIPYTNIAYQSIIIGVGYVITFATRPWQVI, encoded by the coding sequence ATGGTCGAAAAAAGAATTTTCGTATTTGGACTAGCTGTAGTACTTGCACTAGGAACATTAGGTTTCAACTGGGTTGAATCCGTAATTCCAACTGCAGATGCACACGGTGTCCAAGCACAACTCCAGAGTCGTTTCATCAGAATTGAGGATGAAACCTTTAACAGACAATCCCTACAAACTGGCGAAACCTTGACAGTTCAAGGAACACTAGTCAGCCTTGTAGAAAGAGACCTAAGAGGATGGCTCTCAATATTCACAGAGTCAACCAACGCAGGTAACAGATGGGAGATGCTAGCAAGAGATCCACCAGGAAACGTCTTTGACATTCCAGGTAACGCTGTCGTCGATTATTCATTATCTGCAAAAGCACTTGAAGCAGGTGTATACCACGTACACACCCAACTCAATGTAGCAAAAGTTGGTCCAGGACTTGGTCCAGGTCAAACAGTAGTCGTTGAAGGAGATCCAATCATCAAACCAATCCCATATACTAACATCGCATATCAATCAATCATAATAGGTGTTGGTTATGTCATTACGTTTGCAACACGACCCTGGCAAGTAATCTAA
- a CDS encoding DNA adenine methylase: MKQQYGQILVTPKPFVKWAGGKRQLIPILNENLPKTFGTYFEPFLGGGALLFHMLTERNGQKCSISDLNSDLVLSYITIRDRIDDLISSLKSHEKNYQKDSKSYYYSVRESNPRNEIEKTSRLIFLNRTCFNGLYRVNSKGKFNVPIGKYTNPNIVNEDNLRSVSSILQSSKASIKCRDFEAVLRDAKKDDLVYFDPPYQPVSNTANFTSYTNKDFTFDDLNRLAELCTKLDSKGCRVLLSNSNSKEVAEIFSNEPWKISKIQANRSINSNSKKRTGHFELLIKNY; the protein is encoded by the coding sequence TTGAAACAGCAATATGGTCAGATTCTAGTTACACCAAAACCATTTGTAAAATGGGCTGGTGGAAAACGTCAATTAATTCCAATTCTGAATGAAAATTTACCTAAAACATTTGGCACTTATTTTGAACCCTTCCTGGGAGGTGGTGCATTACTTTTTCATATGCTAACAGAACGAAATGGGCAAAAATGTAGCATTTCTGATCTTAATTCAGATTTGGTATTGTCATACATTACCATTAGAGATAGAATAGACGATTTGATTTCTTCTCTAAAAAGTCATGAAAAAAATTACCAAAAAGATTCCAAATCATACTATTATTCTGTTAGAGAAAGCAATCCAAGAAACGAAATTGAAAAAACATCCCGATTAATCTTTTTGAATAGAACCTGTTTCAATGGATTGTATCGTGTTAACAGCAAAGGTAAATTCAATGTACCTATAGGAAAATACACTAACCCAAATATTGTAAACGAGGATAATCTTCGTTCAGTAAGTAGCATATTGCAATCAAGCAAGGCATCCATCAAATGTCGTGATTTTGAGGCAGTTCTTAGAGATGCCAAAAAAGATGATTTGGTATACTTTGATCCGCCATATCAGCCAGTTAGTAATACAGCAAATTTCACCAGCTATACAAACAAGGATTTTACATTTGATGATCTAAACAGACTAGCAGAACTTTGCACGAAACTGGATTCAAAAGGATGTAGAGTTCTTCTGTCCAATTCCAACTCTAAAGAAGTTGCAGAAATATTTTCCAACGAACCTTGGAAAATAAGTAAGATTCAGGCAAATCGCTCAATTAATTCAAACTCTAAAAAACGAACCGGCCACTTTGAATTACTGATTAAAAATTATTAG
- a CDS encoding ammonia monooxygenase: MVWLRRCTHYLFIVVVAVNSTLLTINAGDYIFYTDWAWTSYTVFSISQTLMLIVGATYYLTFTGVPGTATYYALIMTVYTWIAKAAWFSLGYPYDFIVVPVWLPSAMLLDLVYWATKKNKHSLILFGGVLVGMSLPLFNMVNLITVADPLETAFKYPRPTLPPYMTPIEPQVGKFYNSPVALGAGAGAVLACTFAALGCKLNTWTYRWMAAWSKWD; this comes from the coding sequence ATGGTCTGGTTAAGACGATGTACACACTACTTATTCATAGTAGTAGTTGCAGTTAACTCAACACTGTTAACAATTAATGCAGGAGACTACATCTTCTACACTGACTGGGCTTGGACTTCGTACACGGTATTCTCAATATCGCAAACGTTGATGCTTATTGTAGGTGCAACATATTACCTAACATTTACAGGCGTTCCAGGCACAGCAACGTACTACGCTCTAATTATGACAGTATACACATGGATAGCAAAAGCCGCATGGTTTTCGTTAGGATATCCATATGACTTCATTGTAGTTCCAGTTTGGTTACCTTCAGCGATGCTGTTGGACTTAGTCTACTGGGCAACAAAGAAGAACAAGCACTCCTTGATACTGTTTGGCGGCGTACTGGTAGGAATGTCATTGCCATTGTTCAATATGGTAAACCTGATAACAGTAGCAGACCCACTAGAAACGGCATTCAAATATCCAAGACCAACATTGCCACCATACATGACACCGATAGAACCTCAAGTTGGAAAGTTCTATAACAGCCCAGTGGCTTTAGGTGCAGGTGCTGGTGCAGTATTGGCATGTACGTTTGCAGCGTTAGGTTGTAAACTTAACACTTGGACATACAGATGGATGGCCGCTTGGTCAAAGTGGGACTAA
- a CDS encoding methane monooxygenase/ammonia monooxygenase subunit C has protein sequence MAQMPALIPKEVEIQRLKKIWLIVIAMGSTAASVEVDNFVDGSLHQTSIRDSAFTPAHWWLYSHFITLPLGWGAAAIYDRKVPVLRGPNNSMNTGLKMTILGYLATMFTIGVNEMWHFWFVEEIFAVPNHWMFNMGVVVAFMGALAYVVRVYARLVELGAETPGENPYVAEMYKMALEGKLYSRSIP, from the coding sequence ATGGCACAGATGCCCGCATTAATCCCAAAAGAAGTTGAGATTCAGAGACTTAAAAAAATCTGGCTCATCGTTATTGCTATGGGATCTACTGCAGCATCAGTCGAAGTTGATAACTTCGTTGATGGTTCTCTACATCAGACTTCTATCAGAGATAGTGCATTTACACCAGCACACTGGTGGTTGTATTCCCACTTCATCACATTACCACTTGGATGGGGAGCAGCAGCAATCTATGATAGAAAAGTACCAGTTCTTAGAGGTCCTAACAATTCAATGAACACAGGATTGAAGATGACCATTCTTGGTTACCTTGCAACAATGTTTACAATTGGGGTCAATGAGATGTGGCACTTCTGGTTTGTAGAGGAAATATTTGCGGTTCCAAATCACTGGATGTTTAACATGGGTGTAGTAGTTGCATTCATGGGTGCACTTGCATACGTAGTCAGAGTATATGCTAGACTCGTAGAATTAGGTGCAGAAACTCCTGGAGAGAACCCATATGTTGCAGAAATGTACAAGATGGCCTTAGAAGGCAAATTGTACAGCAGATCAATTCCATAG
- a CDS encoding transcriptional regulator, which produces MGKGYSTESIREKLISSLEDSVTGMSGVELSKKVGVNRITMSKYLKVFAAEGLLRQKNIGNVTLWFLEPGQESFNFPDDYFKISPIFLDYLVKGTDEQTHSLIRNCLHSGATTDRLILEVIFPAIDYVQNLYDAGKIGTAELSLLKTTISKSFQIFNQIPIVSDPKKNVVVIAADSQSILISEAASAAYHSDSWKVSHLGDMSFAIDVLFDLDFQKLIGKIWKQKPGMLLVVVFSNSDEGLNFFANSINPIKDKSGKHMKLALCGKISKKSKINSDLVSEKLDDILQWSKTVSQNLK; this is translated from the coding sequence ATGGGTAAAGGCTATTCCACTGAATCAATTAGAGAAAAACTGATTTCATCTTTGGAAGATTCTGTTACTGGAATGTCTGGAGTAGAGCTTTCTAAAAAAGTTGGAGTCAATAGAATTACCATGTCCAAATATCTCAAAGTTTTTGCAGCTGAAGGATTGCTTCGACAGAAAAATATTGGAAATGTTACCTTGTGGTTTTTAGAACCAGGTCAAGAATCTTTTAATTTCCCTGATGATTATTTCAAAATATCTCCTATCTTCCTAGATTATTTAGTAAAGGGTACTGATGAGCAAACTCATTCTTTAATTCGGAATTGTTTACATTCGGGGGCAACCACTGATCGTTTAATTCTTGAAGTAATTTTTCCTGCAATTGATTATGTGCAAAATTTGTATGATGCTGGAAAAATCGGAACTGCAGAACTTAGTCTCTTAAAAACTACCATTTCAAAATCATTTCAAATTTTTAATCAAATTCCGATAGTATCTGATCCAAAAAAGAATGTGGTAGTAATTGCAGCTGATTCACAAAGTATCCTGATTTCAGAAGCTGCCTCTGCTGCATATCATTCAGATAGCTGGAAGGTTTCTCATCTGGGAGATATGTCTTTCGCAATTGATGTCTTGTTTGATTTAGATTTTCAAAAATTGATTGGAAAAATATGGAAACAAAAACCTGGAATGCTGTTAGTAGTTGTATTCTCAAATTCTGATGAAGGACTAAACTTTTTTGCAAATTCCATTAATCCAATTAAAGACAAATCTGGAAAACATATGAAATTAGCTCTTTGTGGTAAAATATCCAAAAAATCTAAAATTAACTCTGATCTTGTTTCTGAAAAACTTGATGATATTTTACAATGGTCTAAAACAGTTTCTCAAAATTTGAAATAA
- a CDS encoding tryptophan--tRNA ligase: MSADDFIVTPWHVEGDIDYDKLIKKFGTERISSELLGRIRTVVGEDHFMLRRGIFFSHREMNRILDDYQKGQKFFLYTGRGPSGHTHIGHLVPWVFSKWLQEKFDTNMYFQLTDDEKFFSKSNLTLEETNKFAYENALDFIALGFKSDKTKIIINTKNIQTLYPIAAQVAKKINFSNTKATFGFTNETNIGMIFYTALQSAPCFIENKPVLIPLGVDQDPHFRLTRDIAPKIGKPKPALIHNIMIPSLEGPGGKMSASDNNGTIYTTDSPNVVKKKINKHAFSGGQPDIEQHRKIGGNPDIDVAYQYLRIFFEPDDNKLKAIYEDYKSGKLLSGELKAILIEKINDFLSIHQEKREKAKDKIHEFLLENK; the protein is encoded by the coding sequence ATGTCAGCTGACGACTTTATTGTGACTCCTTGGCATGTTGAAGGAGATATAGATTATGATAAATTAATCAAGAAGTTTGGAACTGAAAGAATTTCATCAGAGTTGCTAGGAAGAATCAGGACTGTAGTTGGAGAGGATCATTTTATGCTCAGGCGAGGTATTTTTTTCTCTCATAGAGAAATGAATAGAATTTTGGATGATTATCAGAAAGGACAGAAATTCTTTCTATATACTGGAAGGGGTCCTTCAGGTCACACGCATATTGGACATCTGGTTCCATGGGTTTTTTCAAAATGGCTTCAAGAAAAATTTGATACTAACATGTATTTTCAGCTTACAGATGACGAAAAATTTTTTTCAAAATCTAATCTCACTTTAGAGGAGACGAATAAGTTTGCTTATGAAAACGCTCTTGATTTTATTGCGTTAGGTTTCAAATCAGATAAAACAAAAATCATTATCAATACAAAAAATATTCAAACATTGTATCCAATTGCAGCTCAAGTTGCAAAAAAAATTAATTTTTCTAATACAAAAGCAACATTTGGATTTACAAATGAAACAAATATTGGAATGATTTTCTATACAGCCTTACAATCTGCACCATGTTTTATTGAGAATAAACCAGTTTTAATTCCATTAGGAGTAGATCAGGATCCTCACTTTAGATTAACACGAGATATTGCGCCAAAGATTGGAAAACCAAAACCAGCATTAATTCATAACATAATGATTCCTTCATTAGAAGGTCCAGGTGGTAAAATGTCAGCGTCAGATAATAATGGAACAATATACACAACTGATTCTCCAAATGTAGTAAAGAAGAAAATCAATAAGCATGCATTTTCTGGAGGCCAGCCAGATATTGAACAACATAGAAAGATTGGTGGAAATCCAGATATTGATGTCGCATATCAATATCTGAGAATATTTTTTGAACCGGATGATAATAAATTAAAAGCGATTTATGAGGATTATAAGTCTGGAAAATTACTTTCAGGAGAATTAAAAGCGATTTTAATTGAGAAAATTAATGATTTTCTATCAATTCATCAGGAAAAAAGAGAAAAAGCAAAAGACAAGATACATGAATTTCTTTTAGAGAATAAATGA
- a CDS encoding 30S ribosomal protein S15 — protein MGRMHTHRHGKSHSIRPATLRAPSWITQSPKEIEELVVKYSKDGLTPSQIGIKLRDQHSIPLIKPITKKSMGDILKENDLRPEMPEDLENMVKKAVGLQKHLKENKGDNRNVRSLELIEAKVHRLSVYYKRIERIPKTWKYKSVVAQLE, from the coding sequence ATGGGACGAATGCATACTCATAGACATGGAAAGTCACATTCCATCAGGCCAGCTACATTGCGTGCTCCTTCATGGATAACACAAAGTCCTAAAGAAATAGAAGAATTAGTTGTAAAATATTCTAAAGATGGTTTAACCCCAAGTCAAATTGGAATTAAATTAAGAGATCAGCATTCAATTCCTCTCATCAAACCAATTACCAAGAAAAGTATGGGCGATATTCTAAAGGAAAATGATTTGAGGCCGGAAATGCCAGAAGATCTTGAAAATATGGTTAAAAAAGCAGTTGGTCTTCAAAAGCACCTAAAAGAAAACAAGGGTGACAATAGAAATGTAAGATCTTTGGAACTAATAGAAGCCAAAGTTCATAGACTATCAGTTTACTACAAAAGAATTGAAAGAATTCCTAA
- a CDS encoding CxxC-x17-CxxC domain-containing protein translates to MELYKSKYSDKKDSRRTSKRENNPSRSFRNSSNDRSSRYSRDDKRGESTTVTCADCGTECQIPFVPRTNKPVYCSDCFRQNKPQDSNNDRYSRDDRSSRSYNHQEFTRTDSRSKKSKGDKFLKKQESFYSGGSEKFYATLKEKLFEILGGKSCSSCGFKDERALGISHIFDDSPDSLGRGGAASSWGKYISEPELAKKDLRVLCLNCNEIRQPVSKPKENSSKSKPKKSRYFPR, encoded by the coding sequence ATGGAACTTTACAAATCAAAGTATTCTGATAAAAAAGATTCACGGAGAACATCAAAACGAGAAAATAACCCTTCTCGCTCTTTTAGAAATTCTAGTAATGACAGAAGCTCAAGATATTCACGAGATGACAAAAGAGGAGAATCAACAACTGTAACATGTGCTGATTGTGGAACTGAATGTCAAATTCCATTTGTTCCAAGAACCAACAAACCTGTTTACTGCAGTGATTGTTTCAGACAAAACAAACCACAAGATTCCAATAATGATCGATATTCACGAGATGACAGAAGCTCAAGATCTTACAATCATCAAGAATTCACTAGAACTGATTCTAGATCTAAAAAATCTAAAGGTGATAAATTCTTAAAAAAACAAGAGAGTTTCTATTCTGGTGGTTCAGAAAAATTCTATGCAACTCTAAAAGAAAAATTATTTGAAATTTTAGGTGGCAAGTCTTGCTCTAGTTGTGGATTTAAAGATGAAAGAGCTTTAGGAATCAGTCACATATTTGATGATTCTCCCGACAGTCTTGGACGTGGAGGGGCTGCTTCTTCATGGGGCAAATATATTTCTGAACCTGAACTTGCTAAAAAGGATCTGAGAGTTCTTTGCTTGAACTGTAATGAAATAAGACAACCTGTATCAAAACCTAAAGAAAATTCTTCAAAATCTAAACCTAAAAAGAGTAGATATTTTCCTAGATAA
- a CDS encoding thioredoxin family protein — protein sequence MVLLESQVKLKTGSIAPDFELLGIDDKKHSLADYSNYKGILVIFMCNHCPYVKAKADALNELYEKFGKEIAIIGINSNDSTDYPEDSFEAMKETAKEKGFKFDYLVDKTQEIAKKYGAMCTPDPFLFNSQKQLVFHGRIDNAMKPDDTATEKTMINNIQKLLAGEKIENDFDPSIGCSIKWKEN from the coding sequence ATGGTACTTTTAGAATCGCAAGTAAAGCTAAAAACAGGAAGTATTGCGCCTGATTTTGAATTATTAGGAATTGATGACAAAAAACATTCATTGGCAGATTATAGTAATTACAAAGGAATTTTGGTTATTTTCATGTGTAATCATTGTCCATATGTTAAAGCCAAAGCTGATGCATTAAATGAGCTGTATGAAAAATTTGGAAAAGAAATTGCAATAATAGGAATTAACAGTAATGACTCTACTGATTATCCAGAAGATAGTTTTGAAGCTATGAAAGAGACTGCAAAAGAAAAAGGATTCAAGTTTGATTATTTAGTAGATAAGACTCAAGAAATTGCCAAGAAGTATGGCGCAATGTGTACTCCAGACCCATTTCTATTCAATAGTCAAAAACAACTAGTTTTTCATGGAAGAATTGATAATGCCATGAAACCAGATGATACTGCCACTGAAAAGACAATGATCAACAATATACAAAAACTGTTGGCGGGTGAAAAAATTGAAAATGACTTTGATCCGTCAATCGGCTGTTCAATCAAGTGGAAAGAAAATTAA
- the pheT gene encoding phenylalanine--tRNA ligase subunit beta, whose translation MPVVEISYSNLQKLIGKSSKKQISESLPFLGLDVESEEGDLVRVEYSPNRPDYSTDFGIALGMQGLLGVKTGAIKLNIKKSNYSIKVNSTVSKIRPFVTGIIAKNGKIDDKFIKKLMAMQEDLHFGIGRKRKKSSIGIHDLDKISFPLTYTTTNKTHSFIPLTATSKMSISEILEKTVVGKDYGNLLRNSSQVPILLDSNSDTVSFPPIINAAVTTITPKSKNLFVEVTGINKNDAEDMLSIVATILQSAGFSLYGVKITGANNSSPKLGLRKITISPNLITETLGLSLSSSKIITALKKSRLDAVSKGNNIICTIPAYRFDIFGPMDLVEEVALGYGIQNLEPILSPSQTIGQTNLISNKLKSLSLTVVGLGYLEVLNSSLTSKRILYEMTNRESKKIISVLDSKSQEHTILRNSILPGLIENLSRNIHAVYPQKLFETGTIFSDDNVIDEKVSFAGISAHQDANFTEIKSVLQSVLKTAFNFEIETKTFEDPIFENGRSAAVFVNGRQMGIIGEISSKTIENYKIRVPAVGFEIVLSGFVF comes from the coding sequence ATGCCAGTAGTCGAAATTTCATATTCTAATCTGCAAAAACTGATTGGCAAGTCATCAAAAAAACAAATCTCTGAATCATTACCCTTTCTTGGTCTAGATGTTGAATCTGAAGAGGGTGATTTGGTTAGAGTTGAATACAGTCCAAACAGACCAGACTATTCAACTGATTTTGGAATTGCTCTTGGAATGCAGGGTTTACTTGGAGTAAAAACTGGTGCAATTAAACTAAATATAAAAAAATCAAATTATTCAATCAAGGTAAATTCCACAGTATCAAAAATAAGACCATTTGTTACAGGAATTATTGCAAAAAACGGCAAAATTGATGACAAATTTATCAAGAAGCTAATGGCAATGCAAGAGGATCTTCACTTTGGAATTGGTCGAAAAAGAAAAAAGTCATCAATTGGAATACATGATCTAGACAAAATTTCATTTCCGTTAACGTATACGACCACAAACAAAACTCATTCTTTTATTCCTCTAACAGCTACAAGTAAAATGAGCATATCTGAGATTCTAGAAAAAACAGTTGTTGGAAAAGACTATGGGAATTTGCTCAGAAATTCTTCTCAGGTTCCAATTCTCTTGGATTCGAATTCTGATACTGTGTCATTTCCACCAATAATAAACGCCGCCGTTACCACTATTACTCCTAAATCAAAGAATCTCTTTGTTGAAGTTACTGGAATCAATAAAAATGATGCAGAAGATATGTTGTCTATTGTTGCAACAATTCTTCAAAGCGCAGGATTTTCTTTGTATGGTGTAAAGATTACAGGAGCTAACAATTCATCGCCCAAATTAGGATTAAGAAAAATTACAATATCTCCTAATTTGATCACTGAGACTTTGGGTCTTTCATTGAGTTCTTCAAAAATAATAACAGCATTGAAAAAATCTCGATTAGATGCAGTATCTAAAGGAAATAATATAATCTGTACAATTCCTGCATACCGATTTGATATATTTGGTCCTATGGATTTAGTCGAAGAAGTTGCCTTAGGTTATGGGATACAAAACTTGGAACCTATACTTTCTCCATCACAAACAATTGGCCAAACAAATCTAATTTCTAACAAACTCAAATCTTTGTCACTAACTGTTGTAGGATTAGGTTATCTTGAAGTTCTCAATTCAAGCTTGACTAGCAAGCGAATTTTGTATGAAATGACAAACAGAGAATCAAAGAAAATAATTTCTGTACTTGACTCAAAAAGTCAAGAGCATACCATTCTACGAAATTCTATCTTACCAGGATTAATTGAAAATTTGTCCAGAAACATTCATGCAGTATATCCTCAAAAATTATTTGAAACTGGAACTATATTTTCAGATGACAATGTGATTGATGAAAAAGTAAGCTTTGCTGGAATCAGTGCACATCAAGATGCAAACTTTACAGAGATTAAATCTGTTTTACAATCTGTACTAAAAACTGCATTTAATTTTGAAATTGAAACAAAAACTTTTGAAGATCCAATATTTGAAAATGGTCGTTCTGCAGCAGTTTTTGTAAATGGCAGACAAATGGGAATTATTGGTGAAATTAGTTCCAAAACAATTGAAAACTATAAGATTCGTGTTCCTGCAGTAGGCTTTGAAATTGTATTGTCTGGATTTGTTTTTTAA